The Metabacillus schmidteae nucleotide sequence GTAAACAAAACAGAAAACTACCTGTTACATTCAGGTAGTTTTCTGTTTTGTTTCTAATTGTAAATCCATTGTACTATTTATTATAATAGGTAATAGTGATATCGAAAGGAGATCTTTATGTGATAGACAAAAATTCTCCTCTTCCATTGTATTATCAGTTAGAAGAGCAAATAAAAAAATCTATAGAGACAGAAAATCTGCAACCAGGGGATGCCCTGCCCTCAGAAAGAGAGCTCTCAGAAAGCTATCAAATAAGTCGTATGACTGTTCGTCAAGCTATTACAAACCTTGTTAACAAGGGATATCTCTTTAGGGAAAAAGGAAAAGGGACCTTTGTTTCCAACCAAAAATTTGAACAAAATCTACAAGGTCTCACAAGTTTTACCGAAGATATGAAAGCTCGCAACTTAGTCCCGGGAAGTAAGTTATTGCATTTTGAAATATATCCTGCTGATGATGATATAAAAGCAAGGCTTTCTCTTAAAGAGGATGAATTTATTTATAAAATAAAGCGCCTTCGCTTAGCAAATAATGATCCA carries:
- a CDS encoding GntR family transcriptional regulator codes for the protein MIDKNSPLPLYYQLEEQIKKSIETENLQPGDALPSERELSESYQISRMTVRQAITNLVNKGYLFREKGKGTFVSNQKFEQNLQGLTSFTEDMKARNLVPGSKLLHFEIYPADDDIKARLSLKEDEFIYKIKRLRLANNDPIAVETSYLPVNLVPGLTPDILASSIYTYIEQDLELTIGHASQTVEAAIVDAEDQQHLNINKGVPILLIQRETYLENGTPLELVRSSYRADKYKFKIDIERK